One Pseudomonas rhizophila DNA window includes the following coding sequences:
- a CDS encoding ABC transporter substrate-binding protein has protein sequence MNAISRLATVISLASLLPVAAFPVSALAAESKGSVEVVHWWTSGGEKAAVDVLKAQVEKDGFTWKDGAVAGGGGSTAMTVLKSRAVAGNPPGVAQIKGPDIQEWASTGLLDTDVLKDVAKEEKWDSLLDKKVSDTVKYEGDYVAVPVNIHRVNWLWINPEVFKKAGITKNPTTLEEFYAAGDKLKAAGFIALAHGGQPWQDSTVFEAVVLSVMGVDGYKKALVDLDNKALTGPDMVKALTELKKVATYMDVDGKGQDWNLEAAKVINGKAGMQIMGDWAKSEWTAAKKVAGKDYECVAFPGTDKAFTYNIDSLAVFKQKDEGTAAGQKDIAKVVLGENFQKVFSINKGSIPVRNDMLADMAKYGFDSCAQTAAKDFLADAKSGGLQPSMAHNMATTLAVQGAFFDVVTNFINDPKADPADAAKKLGAAVQSAK, from the coding sequence ATGAATGCGATTTCTCGCCTCGCTACTGTCATTTCTCTTGCTTCCCTGCTTCCCGTCGCAGCATTCCCTGTCAGCGCCCTTGCCGCCGAATCCAAAGGCAGCGTGGAAGTCGTTCACTGGTGGACGTCCGGTGGCGAAAAAGCCGCGGTCGATGTGCTCAAGGCCCAGGTAGAGAAAGACGGCTTTACCTGGAAGGATGGCGCTGTTGCCGGTGGTGGCGGCTCAACTGCCATGACCGTGCTCAAGAGTCGTGCCGTGGCCGGTAACCCACCGGGTGTGGCCCAGATCAAAGGCCCGGACATCCAGGAGTGGGCGTCTACCGGACTGCTCGACACCGACGTCCTGAAAGACGTTGCCAAAGAAGAGAAGTGGGACAGCCTGCTCGACAAGAAAGTCTCCGATACCGTGAAGTACGAAGGTGACTACGTTGCCGTGCCGGTGAACATCCACCGCGTCAACTGGCTGTGGATCAACCCGGAAGTCTTCAAGAAAGCCGGCATCACCAAAAACCCCACCACCCTCGAAGAATTCTACGCCGCCGGCGACAAGCTCAAGGCAGCAGGCTTCATTGCGCTGGCCCACGGCGGCCAGCCTTGGCAGGACAGCACGGTGTTCGAAGCCGTGGTGCTCTCGGTCATGGGCGTCGATGGCTACAAGAAAGCCCTGGTCGATCTGGACAACAAGGCCCTGACCGGTCCGGACATGGTCAAGGCGTTGACCGAGCTCAAGAAAGTCGCGACCTACATGGACGTGGACGGCAAGGGGCAGGACTGGAACCTGGAAGCGGCCAAGGTCATCAACGGCAAGGCCGGCATGCAGATCATGGGTGACTGGGCCAAGAGCGAATGGACCGCTGCGAAGAAAGTCGCCGGCAAGGACTACGAGTGCGTAGCTTTCCCGGGGACCGACAAGGCCTTCACCTACAACATCGACTCCCTGGCGGTGTTCAAGCAGAAAGACGAAGGCACCGCGGCCGGTCAGAAGGACATCGCCAAGGTCGTGCTGGGTGAGAACTTCCAGAAAGTCTTCAGCATCAACAAGGGTTCGATCCCGGTGCGCAACGACATGCTGGCCGACATGGCCAAGTACGGTTTCGATTCCTGCGCCCAGACCGCTGCCAAGGACTTCCTGGCGGACGCCAAGTCCGGCGGCCTGCAGCCGAGCATGGCGCACAACATGGCGACCACGTTGGCAGTACAGGGCGCGTTCTTTGACGTGGTGACCAACTTCATCAACGACCCGAAAGCCGACCCAGCCGACGCCGCCAAGAAACTTGGCGCAGCGGTTCAGTCTGCCAAGTAA
- a CDS encoding carbohydrate ABC transporter permease: MSSVAVFSKASPFDALQRWLPKLVLAPSMFIVLVGFYGYILWTFVLSFTTSTFLPNYKWAGLAQYARLWDNDRWWVASKNLALFGGMFIGITLVIGVLLAVFLDQRIRREGFIRTIYLYPMALSMIVTGTAWKWLLNPGMGLDKLLRDWGWEGFRLDWLIDPDRVVYCLVIAAVWQASGFIMAMFLAGLRGVDQSIIRAAQIDGASMPRIYWKVVLPSLRPVFFSAVMILAHIAIKSFDLVAAMTAGGPGYSSDLPAMFMYSFTFSRGQMGMGSASAILMLGAILAIIVPYLYSELRTKRHD, encoded by the coding sequence ATGAGTTCTGTTGCTGTGTTCAGCAAGGCCTCGCCGTTCGATGCATTGCAGCGCTGGCTCCCAAAACTGGTGCTGGCGCCGAGCATGTTCATCGTTCTGGTGGGCTTCTACGGTTATATCTTGTGGACGTTTGTTCTGTCGTTCACCACCTCGACCTTTCTGCCGAACTACAAGTGGGCGGGCCTGGCGCAATACGCGCGGCTGTGGGACAACGACCGCTGGTGGGTGGCGAGCAAGAACCTGGCGCTCTTTGGCGGCATGTTCATCGGCATCACCCTGGTGATCGGCGTGCTGCTGGCGGTGTTTCTTGACCAGCGCATTCGTCGTGAAGGTTTCATCCGCACCATTTACCTGTATCCGATGGCGCTCTCGATGATCGTCACCGGTACGGCCTGGAAGTGGTTGCTCAACCCAGGCATGGGCCTGGACAAATTGTTGCGTGACTGGGGCTGGGAAGGTTTTCGCCTGGACTGGCTGATCGACCCGGACCGTGTGGTGTATTGCCTGGTGATCGCCGCAGTGTGGCAGGCCTCGGGTTTCATCATGGCGATGTTCCTGGCCGGCCTGCGTGGGGTGGATCAATCGATCATCCGGGCTGCGCAGATCGATGGCGCGAGCATGCCGCGCATCTACTGGAAAGTGGTGCTGCCGAGCCTGCGTCCGGTGTTCTTCAGCGCCGTAATGATCCTGGCGCACATCGCGATCAAGAGCTTTGACCTGGTGGCGGCGATGACAGCCGGCGGCCCGGGTTACTCCTCTGACCTGCCTGCCATGTTCATGTACTCCTTCACATTCAGTCGCGGCCAGATGGGCATGGGCTCGGCCAGTGCGATTCTGATGCTCGGTGCGATTCTCGCAATCATCGTGCCTTACCTGTACTCCGAGCTGAGGACCAAGCGTCATGACTAG
- a CDS encoding carbohydrate ABC transporter permease, which yields MTSLAAKPSISLSRIAIYAVLILAVLLYLVPLVVMLLTSFKTPEDISTGNLLSWPTVVTGIGWVKAWATVDGYFWNSIKITVPAVLISTAIGALNGYVLSMWRFRGSQLFFGLLLFGCFLPFQTVLLPASFTLGKMGLASTTTGLVFIHVVYGLAFTTLFFRNYYVSIPDALVKAARLDGAGFFTIFRRIILPMSTPIIMVCLIWQFTQIWNDFLFGVVFSSGDSQPITVALNNLVNTSTGAKEYNVDMAAAMIAGLPTLLVYVVAGKYFVRGLTAGAVKG from the coding sequence ATGACTAGTCTCGCTGCCAAACCTTCCATCAGCCTGAGTCGCATCGCGATCTACGCGGTACTGATCCTTGCCGTATTGCTTTACCTGGTGCCGCTGGTAGTCATGCTGTTGACCAGCTTCAAGACCCCGGAAGACATCAGCACCGGCAACCTGCTGAGCTGGCCGACCGTGGTCACCGGCATCGGCTGGGTCAAGGCCTGGGCCACGGTTGACGGGTATTTCTGGAACTCGATCAAGATCACCGTCCCGGCGGTGCTGATCTCCACCGCGATCGGTGCATTGAACGGCTACGTGTTGTCGATGTGGCGCTTTCGCGGTTCGCAGTTGTTCTTCGGCCTGTTGTTGTTCGGGTGCTTCCTGCCGTTCCAGACCGTCCTGCTGCCGGCTTCGTTCACGCTCGGCAAGATGGGCCTGGCCAGTACCACCACGGGGCTGGTGTTCATACATGTGGTCTACGGCCTGGCGTTCACCACGCTGTTTTTCCGTAACTACTACGTGAGCATTCCCGATGCGCTGGTGAAAGCGGCGCGACTGGACGGTGCGGGTTTCTTCACCATCTTCCGGCGGATCATCCTGCCGATGTCCACCCCGATCATCATGGTCTGCCTGATCTGGCAGTTCACCCAGATCTGGAACGACTTCCTGTTCGGCGTGGTGTTCTCCAGCGGCGATTCGCAGCCCATCACGGTGGCGCTGAACAACTTGGTCAACACCAGTACCGGGGCCAAGGAATACAACGTTGATATGGCGGCGGCGATGATCGCCGGGCTGCCGACCCTGCTGGTCTATGTAGTGGCAGGCAAGTATTTCGTGCGCGGTCTGACGGCCGGCGCAGTCAAGGGGTAA
- a CDS encoding ABC transporter ATP-binding protein, whose translation MATLELRNVNKTYGAGLPDTLKNIELSIKDGEFLILVGPSGCGKSTLMNCIAGLETITGGAIMIGDQDVSGMSPKDRDIAMVFQSYALYPTMSVRENIEFGLKIRKMSQPAIDEEVTRVAKLLQIEHLLNRKPGQLSGGQQQRVAMGRALARRPKIYLFDEPLSNLDAKLRVEMRTEMKLMHQRLKTTTVYVTHDQIEAMTLGDKVAVMKDGIIQQFGTPKDIYTNPANLFVASFIGSPPMNFIPLRLQRKDGRLLALLDSGQARCELPMGMQDAGLEDREVILGLRPEQIMLAGNEPNGLPTIRAEVQVTEPTGPDTLVFVNLNDTKVCCRLAPDVAPQVGETLTLQFDPSKVLLFDAKSGERLGVAGQVQTDARTANVAQFKGR comes from the coding sequence ATGGCAACGCTCGAACTTCGCAATGTAAACAAGACCTATGGTGCCGGCCTGCCGGACACCCTGAAGAACATCGAGTTGTCGATCAAGGACGGTGAGTTCCTGATCCTCGTCGGCCCTTCGGGCTGCGGCAAGTCGACGCTGATGAACTGCATCGCCGGCCTTGAAACCATTACCGGCGGCGCGATCATGATCGGTGACCAGGATGTCAGCGGCATGAGTCCGAAGGATCGCGACATCGCCATGGTGTTCCAGTCCTACGCGCTGTACCCGACCATGAGCGTGCGGGAGAACATCGAGTTCGGTCTGAAGATTCGCAAGATGAGCCAGCCGGCCATCGACGAAGAAGTCACCCGCGTGGCCAAGCTGTTGCAGATCGAACACCTGCTCAACCGCAAGCCCGGCCAGCTTTCCGGCGGCCAACAACAGCGCGTGGCCATGGGCCGGGCGCTGGCGCGGCGGCCGAAGATCTACCTGTTCGACGAACCGCTGTCCAACCTCGACGCCAAGCTGCGGGTCGAGATGCGTACCGAAATGAAACTGATGCACCAGCGCCTGAAGACCACCACGGTCTACGTCACCCACGACCAGATCGAAGCCATGACCCTGGGCGACAAAGTGGCGGTGATGAAGGACGGCATCATCCAGCAGTTCGGCACGCCGAAAGACATCTACACCAACCCGGCCAACCTGTTCGTGGCGAGCTTCATCGGTTCGCCACCGATGAACTTCATCCCCCTGCGCCTGCAACGCAAGGACGGCCGTCTGCTGGCCTTGCTCGACAGCGGCCAGGCTCGTTGTGAGCTGCCGATGGGCATGCAGGATGCGGGTCTGGAAGACCGTGAAGTGATCCTCGGCCTGCGCCCGGAACAGATCATGCTGGCGGGCAACGAGCCCAATGGTTTGCCGACCATTCGCGCCGAAGTCCAGGTCACCGAACCCACCGGACCGGACACGCTGGTGTTCGTCAACCTGAACGACACCAAGGTCTGCTGCCGCCTGGCGCCGGACGTGGCGCCGCAGGTGGGGGAGACCCTGACGCTGCAATTCGATCCTTCGAAAGTGCTGCTGTTCGACGCCAAGTCCGGCGAACGCCTGGGCGTGGCCGGCCAAGTGCAGACAGATGCCCGGACCGCAAACGTAGCGCAGTTCAAAGGCCGATGA